In Spirosoma pollinicola, the genomic window TTTTTAAATTGATGATACTATCGGCAATACCCGCAGCTTTGATGAGGGTTAAATAACCCGACACGGTTGTTAGGACGTACAACAGGTTAATCAGATTGTAGCTTAGATTTCGAAGAGTCAACAGAAGTGCGCTCCCAAAGTAGAGGAGAATACCAATCAGTCCGTACAGGAATGCATCATTCCAGGTAGCCGTAATATTCTTTTTGGACTTATTTCCCAGTACATAGACGAGTAATAAAAACAGAGCTGCCAGCTTGGAATACCACACTTGCTCAAATACGTGCGTCGAACTGTTTAAAGAGCGAATGAACCGATCCAGTAAGCCAAGGGGTATACCTAACTGCTGAAAAACGTTGTTACAGAAAACGTAAAAATGAAATAAGAGGACTGCATACCCCATGAACATGATTGTGTTCAGGATACCTCTATACTCTTTATCCTGTTCTTGTGAATTAGCCATGACAATAAGATCTGATTTGAATTAGAATTAAGATTAATCACGCAGTTGACTAGCCAGATGGCTAGGCTCAAGGGTTAGCGCAACTTGAGGCGCTCACGTTCCTGCTGAATTAAGTCAGCGACCTCCCGTTGAATTGTCGCCATATGCTCATTCAATCGCTGGTCAAGCTGCTTATCAGTCAGCGTAGCCAGTTCAGGATTTATGGGTAGTTCAGCGAGGTTTAGATCAGGCTTTACCTTATGGGCAGTCACCTGAGCGAAGAAAACGGGTTGCGTGGCAGGCGCATCAACCAACGTAGCTACTACTCCGGCAAAGCATCCATAGGGTAAAGCTCCTAAAGTGGCGGGTGATATATGGGGTGATTGCGTTGCGTTCTCTTTTGAAAAAAAGGACCAGCTTCTGGGTGGTTTTACAGCTTCCAGGCCCTTAGTCAACCGATCAGCAATTCGTTGAGCTGACGTGCCCAGCACTTGTCCGGCTAGTATCGTTCCACTCATGGTAAACAGAGCCTGAGCTTTAGTCTTACCATATTGGTTTTCAAGTTGGGTTAGATCCTGAACCGATAAGCAAAGGGCAATTTTATTAGACCGGGCCGTGGCTAATAGGGTATCAAATTCGTCTATATAAAGGGTAGGAAATTCGTCGAAGATCAACGCACTGGGTCGTTGATGGGGATGATTGACCTGCCTGGCCATGAGGTGTGAAATCAACGCTAATGGAACAGAAAATAAGTGGCCCAATGCGGGATCGTTTCCCAGGCACAGTATTTTAGGATTGGTCGGACTATTGATATCTACCAATGCTTCACTCCCTGTCATAATCCAGTAGAGCACCGGATTTTTTAGGGTGGACAGGCTTAGTTGCATCACCGTCAACAGCCCCTCCATGTGTTCACGCGTATCATTTTCAAAGATGCTAGTTATTCCCTCTATCAAATGGGCCAACTCGGGCTCGGCATTGAGTAACGGAATGATTTCTTCGTAAGGGCTTGTTGCAAATTCAATGATGTGGGGTAAGGTGCAGTAGTTGAAGCGATTTGATTTATTGGCCTCAGCTCGTTCTTCAGTTGGCAACCTATCTTCATAATTCGCTACCTGCCGATCGTTGTAGAGCTTCATGTACCAGATACATGCAGTTAAATAATTGATCGCAACCTCAACGGAAAAGTCTCCCTCTGCCTTCAGAATCCAAGATCTATTTACGTTATACACTAGGTTTTTAGCGGCGAGGAAGGCATCGAAACTATCGGTGAACCGCTGGGCCAAAAATGGATTACAACGCGACGAATAACGGGGGTCAGTAAAATTGATGGCATGAAACGAAGGGCTTACTCCTAATTGGTTCGTCGTTTTTTCCTGATTGGCTATGTAATGCATATAGGCCAGCCTGCTTAACTCAGGCGATTTATAATCGTAAATGGCCATCGTGAATTCCTTATCCAAAAGCTGATGTACAAAATTTTGGACAAAGGTTTCTGTTTTCCCTGATCCGGGTGCTCCTAAAATCATCGTACCCCGAAAC contains:
- a CDS encoding type IV secretory system conjugative DNA transfer family protein; the protein is MMNSATQADELIDYFSQETHRIANECSVNIPTHWRYKKQVRKGWINLTNPFRGTMILGAPGSGKTETFVQNFVHQLLDKEFTMAIYDYKSPELSRLAYMHYIANQEKTTNQLGVSPSFHAINFTDPRYSSRCNPFLAQRFTDSFDAFLAAKNLVYNVNRSWILKAEGDFSVEVAINYLTACIWYMKLYNDRQVANYEDRLPTEERAEANKSNRFNYCTLPHIIEFATSPYEEIIPLLNAEPELAHLIEGITSIFENDTREHMEGLLTVMQLSLSTLKNPVLYWIMTGSEALVDINSPTNPKILCLGNDPALGHLFSVPLALISHLMARQVNHPHQRPSALIFDEFPTLYIDEFDTLLATARSNKIALCLSVQDLTQLENQYGKTKAQALFTMSGTILAGQVLGTSAQRIADRLTKGLEAVKPPRSWSFFSKENATQSPHISPATLGALPYGCFAGVVATLVDAPATQPVFFAQVTAHKVKPDLNLAELPINPELATLTDKQLDQRLNEHMATIQREVADLIQQERERLKLR